A genomic segment from Pradoshia eiseniae encodes:
- a CDS encoding ferritin-like domain-containing protein: MYNYYSREQQNAVDQLIKQIKQSIDGEYTAIKCYEKLARMAPNEQERERILEIRKDEIKHFTELVKLYSGIYGREPKPELIEECPDAYELGLEAALIDEQNTVDRYLTIADQSTNTAVKQVFTRAAKDEQQHAVWFLYLWIKNK; this comes from the coding sequence ATGTATAACTACTATTCGAGAGAGCAGCAAAATGCGGTCGATCAGTTGATCAAGCAAATAAAACAGTCTATCGATGGAGAGTATACTGCCATCAAATGTTATGAGAAGCTTGCGAGAATGGCGCCGAATGAACAAGAAAGAGAGAGAATCCTTGAAATTCGTAAAGATGAAATTAAGCACTTTACTGAGCTCGTAAAGCTTTATTCCGGTATTTACGGTCGCGAACCTAAACCTGAGCTGATTGAGGAATGCCCAGATGCTTATGAGCTAGGCCTTGAGGCCGCATTGATTGATGAACAGAACACAGTGGATCGGTATTTAACGATTGCTGATCAGTCAACGAATACTGCTGTTAAGCAAGTCTTCACACGTGCCGCCAAGGATGAGCAGCAGCACGCTGTATGGTTTCTGTATCTATGGATTAAGAATAAGTGA
- a CDS encoding general stress protein, producing the protein MDKKVIGVYDSGEEAVKAVKKLQEEGYGREEISVVAKDKEETKNITDKTKVDNGLAAGAATGGVLGGLTGLLAGIGALAIPGVGPIVAAGPIAATLSGMAAGIGAGGLAGALAGMGIPDEDAQRYERDVESGKILVLIDPDAQKKHTDRDTYEKSDDPLVQAERTRSEAINPTTGGDPNLRGNTEV; encoded by the coding sequence ATGGATAAGAAAGTAATTGGTGTTTACGATAGCGGAGAAGAGGCAGTAAAGGCAGTAAAGAAGCTGCAAGAAGAGGGATACGGACGCGAAGAAATATCTGTCGTCGCGAAAGATAAGGAAGAAACAAAGAATATAACGGACAAGACAAAGGTAGACAATGGTTTAGCAGCAGGAGCTGCTACAGGTGGTGTCCTTGGCGGGCTTACGGGCTTGCTGGCAGGTATAGGGGCATTAGCTATTCCAGGTGTGGGTCCAATCGTTGCAGCTGGTCCCATTGCCGCGACGTTAAGCGGTATGGCAGCCGGAATTGGCGCAGGCGGTCTGGCAGGGGCGCTTGCTGGTATGGGCATCCCAGATGAAGATGCCCAGCGGTATGAAAGAGATGTTGAATCAGGAAAAATCCTTGTTTTAATTGACCCTGATGCTCAAAAGAAACACACTGACAGGGATACGTATGAAAAATCAGATGATCCATTGGTACAGGCGGAAAGAACAAGGTCAGAAGCAATCAATCCAACAACTGGAGGAGACCCTAATTTGCGAGGAAATACAGAAGTATAA
- a CDS encoding DUF948 domain-containing protein yields the protein MFIVWISVALIIASLVFLGSTAVKTMKEAKPVITKMNATITRIKQQTDTIKMQTDHLTATQARMTEDMEYKKNAINYPVNEAKQIVPRLKTLWAATPFSDVISKK from the coding sequence ATGTTTATCGTATGGATTAGTGTAGCACTCATCATTGCTTCCCTTGTCTTTCTTGGCAGTACCGCTGTCAAAACAATGAAGGAAGCGAAACCGGTCATCACCAAAATGAATGCTACCATCACCCGCATCAAACAACAGACCGATACAATCAAAATGCAAACAGATCACCTAACTGCAACTCAAGCTAGAATGACGGAGGATATGGAATACAAAAAGAACGCCATCAATTACCCAGTAAATGAAGCGAAACAGATTGTACCGCGCTTGAAGACTCTATGGGCTGCCACACCGTTTTCAGATGTGATTTCTAAGAAATAA
- a CDS encoding DUF1887 family protein — translation MAIVFSAIACHFGFADERELDGTEYHIQSLRDLLEIFPA, via the coding sequence TTGGCGATCGTTTTTTCGGCTATCGCCTGTCATTTTGGCTTTGCCGATGAGAGGGAGCTTGATGGAACAGAGTATCATATTCAATCCCTTCGCGACCTTCTTGAAATCTTTCCTGCATAA
- a CDS encoding BA3454 family stress response protein — protein MMNVTVLVDYMGKHYTTNVLAQRGTDESKIMQLAYEQVRKQWTPVK, from the coding sequence ATGATGAATGTTACAGTTTTAGTTGATTACATGGGAAAACATTATACAACCAACGTACTGGCTCAAAGAGGCACTGATGAATCTAAGATTATGCAGTTGGCCTATGAACAAGTTCGTAAACAATGGACACCAGTTAAATAA
- the qoxA gene encoding cytochrome aa3 quinol oxidase subunit II, whose translation MKKFWLSLTVSSLALAGLSGCNLITVLNPKGPQAEIQSDTIIFSMYVMAGILIIVYALFIFMIVKYRAKNQPIDYEPPYIKGNTWLEIIWTAIPIIIVIVLSVVTVKTTFQVESTPAGHEKDEPLVIYAASSNWKWHFSYPELGIETVNYVNIPTDRAVEFKLYSYGPITSFWIPQLAGQKYAMSDMVTTLHLVADEEGDYFGRNANFSGEGFAQMEFICEAMSEEEFNEWADEVQTAAEPLTEEEFDELLDTEYMGIATYSSTHLDFKPAPVWPFHQPDEDGGSNTGTDGHTH comes from the coding sequence ATGAAGAAATTTTGGCTTTCTCTTACCGTCTCTTCATTGGCACTTGCAGGATTAAGCGGATGTAATCTTATCACTGTCCTGAATCCTAAAGGGCCGCAAGCAGAAATCCAGTCAGACACGATTATTTTCTCAATGTATGTTATGGCTGGGATTTTAATTATTGTTTATGCGCTTTTTATTTTTATGATTGTGAAGTATCGAGCAAAGAACCAGCCGATCGATTATGAGCCACCATACATCAAGGGAAATACGTGGCTGGAGATTATTTGGACAGCGATTCCGATTATTATTGTTATCGTTCTATCAGTCGTGACAGTTAAGACCACTTTCCAAGTGGAAAGCACACCTGCTGGTCATGAGAAAGATGAACCGCTTGTCATCTATGCTGCCTCATCAAACTGGAAGTGGCATTTCAGTTATCCGGAACTAGGCATTGAAACCGTCAACTATGTCAATATTCCGACAGACAGGGCCGTTGAGTTCAAGCTTTATAGCTATGGTCCAATCACAAGCTTTTGGATTCCGCAGCTTGCCGGACAGAAATATGCCATGAGCGATATGGTGACCACCTTGCATTTGGTTGCAGATGAAGAAGGCGATTATTTTGGACGTAACGCAAATTTCAGCGGTGAAGGATTTGCCCAAATGGAGTTCATATGTGAGGCCATGTCTGAAGAGGAATTTAATGAATGGGCCGATGAGGTGCAAACAGCTGCTGAGCCATTGACAGAGGAAGAGTTTGATGAGCTTCTTGATACCGAGTATATGGGAATAGCCACCTACTCTTCTACTCATCTAGATTTCAAACCAGCTCCTGTATGGCCATTCCATCAACCTGATGAGGATGGCGGCAGCAATACAGGAACGGACGGACATACTCACTAA
- the qoxB gene encoding cytochrome aa3 quinol oxidase subunit I gives MKWDEFFVTGDPLIYGAMVSIVVASLAILITLAVTKRFGWLWREWLTTVDHKRIGIMYILAALLMLFRGGVDALMMRLQLATPDMTFLASQHYNEVFSTHGTIMILFMAMPFVLGMMNLVVPLQIGARDVAFPTLNAVSFWLFFAGAMLYNLSFVIGGSPDAGWSAYFPLASNEFSASVGHNYYSIAIQLSGLGTLMTGINFIVTIIKMRAPGMKIWKMPMFTWATLITCIIILFAFPAFTVALAQMMFDRLFGTQFFSMSNGGMDMLWANNFWIWGHPEVYIVILPAFGIFSDVISTFARRNIYGYKSMVFSMFAISILSFLVWAHHFYTMGHNAAVNNFFSIATMAIAVPTGIKIFNWLFTLYKGKIVFPTAMLYSLAFIPIFTIGGVTGVMLAMASADYQYHNTMFLVAHFHYVLIPGTVFGMLAGVYYWFPKIFGFRLNEKIGKISFWLIAIFFNVTFLPLFYLGLDGMARRMYTYSEATGYGPLNLVSSIGAVFLATGFALIFYNVIYSIMKSPRERLADPWDGRTLEWSIPSPAPFYNFAITPTVQSEEPVWDYKKKDIPIYRDKIKPIHMPSNSGKPVIMGVFFFLWGFCMVFSWWIPSIIFGAAVFIIMTTRSFERDHGYYVPVDEIIATENMLRGENQ, from the coding sequence ATGAAATGGGATGAGTTTTTTGTTACAGGCGATCCGCTAATTTATGGTGCAATGGTCAGCATCGTCGTTGCAAGCTTGGCTATCTTAATTACATTGGCCGTAACCAAAAGATTTGGCTGGCTATGGCGCGAATGGCTTACGACTGTCGACCATAAACGCATTGGCATCATGTACATCCTCGCTGCTCTCTTGATGCTTTTCCGTGGCGGGGTTGATGCGTTAATGATGCGTCTCCAACTGGCGACGCCTGATATGACGTTCTTAGCTTCACAGCATTATAATGAAGTCTTTTCAACACACGGAACCATCATGATTTTGTTCATGGCGATGCCGTTTGTGCTCGGCATGATGAATCTCGTCGTCCCGCTTCAGATTGGGGCAAGAGATGTTGCGTTTCCAACTTTGAATGCCGTCAGCTTTTGGCTGTTCTTTGCTGGTGCTATGCTCTATAATCTATCATTCGTTATTGGCGGTTCACCAGATGCTGGATGGAGTGCCTATTTTCCGCTCGCAAGCAATGAATTCAGCGCGAGCGTCGGTCATAACTATTACTCTATCGCCATTCAGTTATCAGGCCTTGGAACATTGATGACGGGGATTAACTTTATCGTCACCATCATCAAAATGAGAGCACCAGGCATGAAAATTTGGAAGATGCCAATGTTTACATGGGCAACTTTAATTACATGCATCATTATTTTATTTGCTTTCCCTGCTTTTACCGTTGCCCTAGCTCAAATGATGTTTGATCGCCTTTTTGGCACGCAGTTCTTTTCAATGTCCAATGGCGGTATGGATATGCTTTGGGCCAATAACTTCTGGATTTGGGGACATCCTGAGGTTTATATCGTGATTCTGCCTGCGTTTGGGATTTTCAGTGATGTTATTTCTACTTTTGCGCGCAGAAATATTTATGGATATAAATCTATGGTTTTCAGCATGTTCGCCATTTCTATCTTGTCATTCCTTGTTTGGGCCCACCATTTCTATACAATGGGCCACAACGCAGCCGTCAATAACTTCTTCTCGATAGCGACTATGGCTATTGCTGTGCCGACAGGAATCAAGATTTTCAACTGGCTGTTCACTCTATATAAAGGAAAGATTGTCTTTCCAACAGCGATGCTGTACTCGCTCGCCTTCATTCCAATCTTTACGATTGGCGGGGTAACGGGTGTCATGCTGGCGATGGCAAGTGCGGATTATCAATACCATAACACCATGTTCTTGGTTGCCCACTTCCATTACGTGCTTATTCCTGGTACCGTATTCGGAATGCTCGCCGGCGTCTATTATTGGTTCCCGAAAATTTTCGGATTCCGCTTGAATGAGAAAATTGGCAAAATCAGCTTCTGGCTCATTGCGATTTTCTTTAACGTAACCTTCTTGCCATTGTTCTATCTCGGTCTCGATGGGATGGCTCGCCGGATGTATACCTATTCAGAGGCTACCGGGTATGGTCCACTTAACCTTGTCTCATCAATCGGTGCCGTCTTCTTGGCAACAGGGTTTGCGCTCATTTTCTACAATGTAATCTATAGCATAATGAAAAGCCCTAGAGAGCGCCTTGCTGACCCTTGGGATGGACGTACACTTGAATGGTCAATCCCTAGCCCAGCGCCATTCTATAATTTTGCTATAACTCCAACGGTTCAATCCGAAGAACCTGTCTGGGATTATAAGAAAAAAGATATCCCAATCTATCGGGATAAAATCAAGCCAATACACATGCCAAGCAACTCAGGAAAACCAGTCATCATGGGAGTCTTCTTCTTCTTGTGGGGCTTCTGCATGGTATTTAGCTGGTGGATTCCATCAATCATCTTCGGCGCGGCTGTTTTCATCATCATGACCACTCGTTCCTTTGAGCGTGACCATGGCTATTATGTTCCAGTCGATGAAATTATCGCGACCGAGAACATGCTGCGAGGTGAAAATCAATGA
- the qoxC gene encoding cytochrome aa3 quinol oxidase subunit III, producing the protein MKVDTSLPLEYSTEENRLKIFGFWLFLGAEIALFSMLFATYFTLLNGTGDGPTAQEIFVLKPVIVETLVLLTSSFTCGLAVHSMRLNFKKPMMTFFITTMCLGLVFLGVEILEFVTYIGEGATMQTSGFLSSLFMLLGTHGAHVTFGLFWGLCILIQVVREGFTAQTTNKFFIYSLYWHFLDVVWIFIFSFVYLKGMI; encoded by the coding sequence ATGAAAGTAGATACTAGTCTGCCATTAGAATATAGCACAGAAGAGAATCGCTTAAAGATCTTTGGGTTCTGGCTCTTTCTTGGAGCTGAAATCGCCTTGTTTTCCATGCTGTTCGCAACCTACTTCACGTTGCTGAACGGGACAGGCGATGGACCGACGGCACAAGAAATATTCGTGCTCAAACCAGTCATAGTGGAAACGCTTGTCCTCTTAACAAGCAGCTTCACATGCGGGTTGGCCGTTCATAGCATGCGCTTGAATTTCAAAAAGCCAATGATGACCTTCTTCATCACCACAATGTGTCTCGGCCTCGTCTTCCTTGGTGTTGAAATTCTGGAATTCGTCACCTATATTGGCGAAGGCGCAACCATGCAAACAAGCGGATTTCTCTCTAGCCTGTTCATGCTGCTTGGTACACATGGAGCCCACGTAACATTTGGCTTGTTCTGGGGTCTATGCATTCTCATTCAAGTCGTGCGCGAGGGCTTCACAGCTCAAACAACGAATAAATTCTTTATTTATTCATTATACTGGCACTTCCTGGACGTCGTCTGGATTTTCATTTTCAGTTTCGTTTATTTGAAAGGGATGATATAA
- the qoxD gene encoding cytochrome aa3 quinol oxidase subunit IV, producing MVKQLFPFKHVMGYLLSLVLTFIALSVAYYEVSYATAMGILSVTAIIQASVQLFLFMHVGESSDKQAVYINIIYAIFIVLVFVFGTLFTMIWGHAGH from the coding sequence ATGGTGAAACAGCTCTTTCCATTCAAGCATGTTATGGGGTATCTCTTATCCCTTGTCCTGACCTTTATAGCCCTTTCAGTCGCCTATTATGAAGTATCCTATGCGACCGCAATGGGAATCCTAAGTGTCACGGCAATCATTCAAGCCAGTGTACAGCTATTCCTATTCATGCATGTCGGGGAATCCTCTGACAAGCAGGCTGTCTATATCAATATCATTTACGCCATTTTTATTGTGCTCGTCTTTGTCTTCGGAACCTTATTCACAATGATTTGGGGACATGCGGGACATTAA